In Nisaea acidiphila, the DNA window AATCTCTCGCGCTACCCGCTGCTTCCACAGCCCCTTTCGGTTTTCGAGGACCGCCGCTTCGTCCTCGAGGATTATGACGATGCGGAAACCGTCCGGCGATCCATTCCGCGCAGCGAACACGACACGTCCGACAAGGCTGCTGCCGCAGCCGCCAGCTGATCATCAGGGTTGCCCCAAATGAACCGAATAATTGCCGCGCTTTGCTGCCTCCTCCTGTCCGCATGCCAAACTACGAACAGAACCTACGAATCCCGGACCCTGACGCAAGGAAACGGGGCCGCTGTCATCATCCTTTGCGCGGATCGGACCGTGGCAGATCACGGTTTTTCGGTCACGCTGAGCGAACTCGATCCTACGACGCGGCTGCAGCGGGAGCCGGCGGAGGAACTGAAGAAACATCTTTCGCAAAGTGTCAGCCTGTTCGACCGCTATCTGTTACGCGATCACCCGGCGCGGAGCGACTGGCGCTGCCGGCAATGGGTTCCTGAACTCGCGCCCGGGACGTATGCAGTTACCAGCCTCAACGAACGCCTGCTGATCGGTAATCCGCGCCCCGGAGTCAGCCCTCTGGTCAGCCTGATCACAACGGTCGGCATGGCCGCTATTTCCCAGGCACAGAAGGATCAGATCGCCTTTGCCGACGAAGACGGCAAGATCCAGCCCTCCGCGCCTGAATTTACGATTTCATCGGGCGAGGTCGTCTATCTCGGCACCATCGCTTTCGAGGCCGATTTGCGTCAGCGGCAGAAGCCTGTCCGTGACAATGCCGGCTATTGGGACGGGCAGCAGACCGAGTCTGTCATCGACCGGCGGTTTTACGTCACTTATGCACCGCCAGGCGCCGAGATGGCCGAGGTAAATTCCCATATAACCGAAGCGCTCAAGGCGAATACGAGCCGCTCTCTGGCAGCCCTCGAAGGCCGCCAGCTGCTTCTCGAAGACTTTCCCGAGATCAAGCCGGAAGACCGCATGTAGCGGTCTTCCGCTCTGCCGGGCCCGGACTCAGGAACCCGGGAAAAGCCAGCGCCAGAGCGTCGAGATCATCCGCCCGAGCCGCTGCCAGCGTCCGACCTCGCCGCTCAAGATGAACTCACCGCGCCGCCGCACCGGCGGCGCCTCGTTCTCGCGCTCCTCAGACAAGGGCCTTTGCCGCGGCCGCGATGGCGGCTTCGGTCCTTTCGAGATCCGCTTCGGTCAGAGCAAGCGAGATGTAGAACTTGCTGTCGGGCTTCAGGATCCCGTGCTTGCGCAGGACAGCATTGAAAGTTTTCGCCTGTTCGGCGTTGCCGTCCGTGGTGTCGCGATAGTTCTTCACGTCGCGGCCGGTGAAGACCACGTCGAACAGCACCGGATCGCCCACCACGCGGTGCGCGATTGCTGCAGCGCCGAGTTCGCGGGAGATTGCGTCCATCACGCGCTGGCCGCTGGCCCGCAGCGTCTCGTAAGCGCCCGGACGCTTCAACACCTCCATGGTTTTCAACCCGGCGACGCTCGCCACCGGATTTCCGCTGAGCGTGCCGATCTGGAAGGTGAAGCCGTCGCCCGCCTTGGCCTTGTCGAAATGCGCCATGATCTCCTCGCGCCCGGCGATCGCGGCGAGCGGGAAGCCGCCGCCGATCACCTTGCCGAGCGTACAGAGATCGGGCGTCACGCCGTATTTCTCCTGCCCGCCGCCATAGGCGAGCCGGAAACCGGTCACCACCTCGTCGAAGATCAGCACGATGCCGCGTTTCGCCGTCTCCTCCCGCAGCATAGCGAGGAAGCCCGGCTCCGGCGGGATCAGGCGCTGCAGCGGCTCGACGATCACGCCGGCGATCTCGTCTCCGTGCTCGTCCAGCAAGCCGCGCACGAAATCCGGATCGTTGAACGGCGCGATCAGCATCGCCTCGCGCACCGCTTCCGGAATGCCGGCACTGTCCGGAACCGCCTGCGGAAAGTTCACCCGCTTCGACGGCGCGAGGCTCATCAGCGCCTCGCCGGACATGCCGTGATAGCCGCCCTCGAATTTCAGGATCTTCTCGCGGCCGGTATGGGCGCGGGCGAGCCGCATCGCATACATATCCGCCTCGCTGCCGGTAGAGACGAAGCGCACCTGCCCGGCGCAGGCCATGGCAACGGCGATCTCCTCGGCGAGCTCGATGCCGTGGGCATTGTTGGCGAAGAAGGTGAAGCCTTGCGCCACCTGCTCCTGCACCGCCGCCAGCACTTCGGGGTGGCCGTGGCCGAGCATCATCGGGCCGGAGCCGATCAGGTAGTCGACATATTCGTTGCCGTCGGCGTCCCAGACCCGTGCGCCCTCGCCGCGCGCGATGACGACGCTCGGATCGAAATTGCCGAACCCGGCCGCCGGCAGCACCTTCGCCGCCCGGTCGCGCCAGTCCTGAAGGCTCGGAGTACCGCCCATCGAAATGCTCCCGTGCAAGATCAAGGGAGCATTCAGGCACAGGCGCCGGAAGCAATGCAACGCGAAGAATGTATCGAGACAGGATTACTTCGCCGGCTTCACCGTCAGCTTAACCGCCGCATACCAGTCCGCCGCGGCCCGGATATCGCCGTCCGACACCTCGGCGGCGATCGCACTCATGATCTCGTGTTTGCGCCTGCCGCGTTTGAATGCCTTCAGCTGGGTGTCGATATAGATGTTGGTCTCGCCCGCGAGATTGGGCGCGTCCTCAAGGAGCGCGAGCCCGTCCGCCCCGTGACAGGAGACGCAGGCCTGAGGCGCATTCGCCGGATCGGCTCCCGCCGGAAGTTCCGCTGTCACCTCGTGCGCCGCATACCAGCTCGCCACGTCGGCGATCTGCTGCGCGGAGAGCCCGCCTGCGACCACGGACATCATCTCGTGGCTCCGCGCCCCGGTCTTGAAAGCCATGAGCTGGGCCTCGAGATAGGCCTTCGGCTCGCCGCCGATATGCGGCGCGATGGGAATCTTCGCATAGCCGTTGAGCCCGTGGCAGGTGCGGCACATGTTGGCGATCTTACGTCCCGCCACCGGATCGTCGGCCCGAGCGGGTCCGGCCCCGGCGAGCAACAGCCCGCCGAGGCCGATGATCAGGGCTACCCTCACTTCGCGTAGCTGATCCGGTAGAGCGCACCCGCGAGATCATCCGAGACCAGGATCGAGCCGTCGGGCAGTTGTGCGACGTCGACCGGGCGGCCGAGATACTCGCCCGTCTCCTCGTCCAGCCAGCCTTCCGCGAAAGGCAACATCGAGGCATTGCCATCACCGTCGACGAAGGTGACCATCACCCGCGCGCCGACCGGCGTGGTACGGTTCCAGGAACCGTGCTGGGCGGAGAAGATCGCGTTTTTGTACCTCTCCGGGAACATCCGGCCCGTATAGAAGGTCATGCCGAGATCGGCCGCATGGGCGACCGCCTCGACCGCCGGCATCACGATGCCGTCGGGCGGCGTCTCGTCCTTGTACTCGTTAGTGCGGGTATCGCCGCCGCCATACCACGGGTGGCCGAAATTCTGCCCCATGGCGGTCTGCCGGTTCAGCTCGCCCGGCGGGATATCGTCGCCCATGCCGTCGACCTGGTTGTCGGTAAACCAGAGCTCGCCGGTTTCCGGATGGAAGTCGTGCCCGACCGAATTGCGGATGCCGTAGGTATAGACCTCGCGTCCCGAGCCATCGAGATTAAGGCGTATCATCCCGCCGATGCCGACCTTGTTGTAGAGCTCGAGCTTCTCCTGCGGCGCCACGTTGAAGGGCTGGCCGAGGGAGATGTAGATCTTGTTGTCCGGCCCGATCCGGCAGACCCGGGCGGTGTGGTTGTAGCTCTCCTCCTCGGGCGGAATCAGGTCGCCCTGTTTGATCAGATTGAAGGCGGCCACGTCCGGGCTCTCGTAGAAGAACTCGGCGGCCGGGAACAGCAGCACCCGGTTCTGTTCGGCGATATAGAGAAAGCCATCCTTTGAGAAGCACGGCCCGTTCGGGATGGCGAAACGGAGCGACGGGGCGAAATCCTTCACCTCGTCCGCGACCCTGTCCTTGTTGCGGTCGGTGACCGACCAGACCTTGTCCTTGCGGGTGCCGACAAAGGTGACGATACCCTGCGGGCCGACCGCCATGTGCCGCGCATCCGGCACGACGGCATAGAGCTCGATCTTGAACCCGTCCGGCAGCCTGATCCGTTCCAGCGTCTTCCGGATTCCGGCGGCGTAGTCCCCGCCCTGCTCGATGAAGGTGAACTCAGTCACGCCGGTTGTCTTGAAGCTGGAGAGCTTCTCCAGATTGTCCGGCACCTGACCCGACTGCGCGAGCGCCCCGCCCGAGATGACAGAAGACGCCAGTATCGCTGCGATAATCCGCTTCATTACATTCCTCCCTGCGGCTCGTTTTCAGCCTTGTTATGCAACCATGATTTGCGTCGCCACAAGGTACGTCAAGCCGATTCACATGGCGAAACCAGCCAAAATTAGGGAAGCATTACTGTCAGAAATGAGGCCAAATCTCTCTTTTTGCGCGTAATTTCCGCGTCACCGGAGCCTGTCATTCAGGACGGCGCGGCAATCAGAGCCCGAAGCCGCGCCGCCACCGGCACGTAGATCGCCGAGAGCCCGACGCACCAGAGCATCATCACGATACCCTGCGCCTCGAGCGCAATGCCGCGATCGATCAGGATCCCGGTAATGGCCGGCCCGATGGCGGTGGAGAAAACCATGGCCGAGACCGCGAGCGCCCGGATCGCGCCGAGATTGCGGGTACCGTAGATCTCCGCCCAGACCGCTCCGTTGAGCGCGCTCGAGAAACCGGCCCCGAAGCCGATGCAGCCGAGCGTCACGCCCCAGATCCAGACCTGATCGCTCGCCTGCAGCAGCACGATACCGAGCCCGATAGGCAGCAGGAAGAGCGGCAGCAATGCGAGCGCGCCGAACCGGTCGATGATCCGTCCGGCGATGAACAAGGCCGCGATGGCGGAAAACGCATAGGCGGGATATCCGGCCGCCA includes these proteins:
- a CDS encoding PQQ-dependent sugar dehydrogenase, with protein sequence MKRIIAAILASSVISGGALAQSGQVPDNLEKLSSFKTTGVTEFTFIEQGGDYAAGIRKTLERIRLPDGFKIELYAVVPDARHMAVGPQGIVTFVGTRKDKVWSVTDRNKDRVADEVKDFAPSLRFAIPNGPCFSKDGFLYIAEQNRVLLFPAAEFFYESPDVAAFNLIKQGDLIPPEEESYNHTARVCRIGPDNKIYISLGQPFNVAPQEKLELYNKVGIGGMIRLNLDGSGREVYTYGIRNSVGHDFHPETGELWFTDNQVDGMGDDIPPGELNRQTAMGQNFGHPWYGGGDTRTNEYKDETPPDGIVMPAVEAVAHAADLGMTFYTGRMFPERYKNAIFSAQHGSWNRTTPVGARVMVTFVDGDGNASMLPFAEGWLDEETGEYLGRPVDVAQLPDGSILVSDDLAGALYRISYAK
- a CDS encoding aspartate aminotransferase family protein; its protein translation is MGGTPSLQDWRDRAAKVLPAAGFGNFDPSVVIARGEGARVWDADGNEYVDYLIGSGPMMLGHGHPEVLAAVQEQVAQGFTFFANNAHGIELAEEIAVAMACAGQVRFVSTGSEADMYAMRLARAHTGREKILKFEGGYHGMSGEALMSLAPSKRVNFPQAVPDSAGIPEAVREAMLIAPFNDPDFVRGLLDEHGDEIAGVIVEPLQRLIPPEPGFLAMLREETAKRGIVLIFDEVVTGFRLAYGGGQEKYGVTPDLCTLGKVIGGGFPLAAIAGREEIMAHFDKAKAGDGFTFQIGTLSGNPVASVAGLKTMEVLKRPGAYETLRASGQRVMDAISRELGAAAIAHRVVGDPVLFDVVFTGRDVKNYRDTTDGNAEQAKTFNAVLRKHGILKPDSKFYISLALTEADLERTEAAIAAAAKALV
- a CDS encoding c-type cytochrome, which codes for MRVALIIGLGGLLLAGAGPARADDPVAGRKIANMCRTCHGLNGYAKIPIAPHIGGEPKAYLEAQLMAFKTGARSHEMMSVVAGGLSAQQIADVASWYAAHEVTAELPAGADPANAPQACVSCHGADGLALLEDAPNLAGETNIYIDTQLKAFKRGRRKHEIMSAIAAEVSDGDIRAAADWYAAVKLTVKPAK